The sequence below is a genomic window from Nicotiana tomentosiformis chromosome 6, ASM39032v3, whole genome shotgun sequence.
GGGGTGTTAGCCCAGATACATCTCAGGCCCAGTTGACACAGGCCCAATCGGATAAAGAAAAGCAGAAGGCCCACTTATAAACACTTAGCCACATCTGTTGTATTTTAGCAATGtaaatattttagtttttttcaTTTTACACTTGTAAATATAAATAGTCTCTACACAATAATAAAATCAGTTTTTGGTCAATTACATTTTGATCGACTCACTcgtctctctcttcttctctcaaCCCTTCTAGGGTTTTCTTCTTTCAATACCAAGGCCAGGATCTGAAAGAGAGGATTCACTTTCCGAAATTCCAAGTGACATGATTCCTCCTTCAGAAGCTAAAGTTGAATGATCGCGCCATGACGAGAAGTAATTGTAGAATTAGTACTGCAAAATGTTCAGAGTACACTTTTCGAAACCGAGTAATATGACTTTTTTCCATCagaagtatttttttcattttttatttgtgCTCGCTgaaaagttttttaaaaaaaattatatagattttcaaataaaataaaaaaaattcagctACTGAGAACAGCAGTAAAGATtatgaaattttttttaaaaaaaaaaaacaagttgaAGGTAGTAGACGAAATTTTCGAACAAATAATGATGGAGAGAAAAATCAAAAAGCAGGTCACGGCCGAAATATTAAAGTTTCCTCTTATCGATCATTATCTATCTCAAAGTAGCAAGTATAACAAAAGACTTGATCATGTTAAATTGTATCAGATGTTGTTATACTGGAAAGGAAATACTTACTTTTTAAATTGAGGTGTAATACACTCAATCACGTGTAATCTAATTTTCTAATTGAGTCAAGTAGGTGAAAATATTTTGTGGGTGATAGATGGCGAGGCTGAACTTGCTAACTCGCCGGTTATTATattttgctgaattttgtgaacTACGTTATAAGTATAAATTGTTTGAAATATTTAATTAACTTACTTTAGGGTTTTCGGTAGATCATCTTATCTGACACCAAAGAATTACTTGTTATACgacattttttctttttgttatggGCTAGCTAGGATGTAATAGGAGTACATATTTACTATTGTTGGATATGTGTAAGCAAAGTCTCAtatgaaaagtaaaaaaaattaacttttttttatttttagcccGCGTCATAAACTGTTTGCATTCGATAACCGAAAAAGTGTGTAAAATTTGTATAgcttttgtatataacatacagaatgtatatatatacgaaaaatatatatttttcggctattgttttgagagcggctatacatCGTCATTTCTCCCAAAAAATGATCTACTTATAAGGTCCCAAAGCAGACAATATCAGAGCACGTTAAGAGTATTTTTGGACCGTTTTCGTCCAACATTACTCTCCCTTTTATTGCGTAAACAATAACAGTGCTATTGTTATTGTTTACAAATGGTATTGCGTAAACAAATGTGCTATTTAAATAATTGGAGAGCCTGTGTCGATAGCTTCATCACAACAGTGCTATTCTCACTTTGTAAACAAATGTGCTATTAACTTTGTAAATTAAATTAAACCACCTACAATACTTTAATCTCCAAAATATTTCTAGAGGGATAGCTTCATCACAACAGTGATCATTAGTGGAATCAAATGATTAGCATGTGCACTCCTGTTTTTATAGCTACGTACGTAACTACTAATTCTTGATACAGATGATGAGATTATCAGTTTTAAGGTTCAATTAATATTCATTAATTCAATGGAAGACTTTCTACTAATTTCTCCAATACGGTTCCGCCGGAGTCCAAGAGGCATCATAAATGGCTTGACTTTGATTATATATCATCCTAGTCTTTGTTTATTTTAAGTTAATCGTTTAACTTCACTCAATCAAACATCGTTCATTTTTTGGTCAACAAAAGGACAAAATCAAAAATCTGATCTCTACAAAACAAATACAGAGAGAAGTGAAGGGGAATGCTAGAAGAACAAAATTCCGTGTCCGTCTTTATACCATCATGTAACATGTAGCTTTCTCCTTTTCGGAAAAAGAGCAAACTACCATCtcttattttgtttttattttataaattagtAGAAAGACATTTTAGCAAGATCTGAAAAAGATAAGATACTTATATATACATTTTTAAGTGTTAAATTTTACTCACAGATAGATAGTGTCAAGTCATCTAAAAGATAAATATAAATAATCATCCATAAAATATATAACAAGACAAGCAACCTGCTAAAACaaattaaatttataaaaattattttcacccTCATCTCAACTGTGCCAGGTCAATGCAGGGACTAAGCAGAATGCTGACAAAGAGGGTGCTTCTGTCACTTTCAGTTATCACTTACCCCTTATAAGTTCCCCATTCCCCATGACTCTTTTCTTTGCTCTCAGCAATTCCAACCTCCACCTTCTTTAACTTAATAAAAGAAAACCTCTTGCCTTTTCTTGATTCAAAAGCTCTCATATCAACTTCCAAGAATTACCCATATAAATTTTAGACATGAGAACAAGCAACCACTTGATAGGTCTAGTGAACTTCTTCACATTTCTTGCATCAATCCCAATCTTGGGTGGTGGAATATGGCTAAGTAGCAGAGCAAACAACACAGACTGCTTAAAATTCCTTCAATGGCCGTTAATAATTATTGGGGTTTCAATTATGGTAGTTTCTTTAGCTGGTTTTGCTGGTGCTTGCTATAGGAACACTTTCCTCATGTACCTTTATCTATGGGCTATGTTCTTCATCATAGCTGCTTTGGTTGGTTTTATAATCTTTGCTTATGCTGTCACTGATAAAGGGTCGGGTCGACCCGTTATGAACCGGGGCTACTTGGAGTATTACTTGCAAGATTACTCTGGGTGGCTAGAGGAAAGAGTCACAAGTCAGAGCTATTGGATGAAAATCAGTTCTTGTATTAGGGATTCTCATGTTTGTGGTAAGATGAGGAGAACATATAATAACGGAATTCCAGAGCCTGCTGAAATGTTTTACCGTAGAAAGCTTAGTCCTCTTGAGGT
It includes:
- the LOC104089446 gene encoding tetraspanin-3-like, which encodes MRTSNHLIGLVNFFTFLASIPILGGGIWLSSRANNTDCLKFLQWPLIIIGVSIMVVSLAGFAGACYRNTFLMYLYLWAMFFIIAALVGFIIFAYAVTDKGSGRPVMNRGYLEYYLQDYSGWLEERVTSQSYWMKISSCIRDSHVCGKMRRTYNNGIPEPAEMFYRRKLSPLESGCCKPPTECGYTYMNETVWSPGGGLVGGDPDCVRWNNDQQQLCYSCNSCKAGVLASLKKSWRKVSVINIVILIILVIMYMVAIAAFRHNKQIDNDEPYGETRMEKSQPSRIHF